A genomic region of Mesorhizobium sp. NZP2077 contains the following coding sequences:
- a CDS encoding TRAP transporter large permease subunit, translating to MMEFIAQNMAPIMFASLILFMLIGYPVAFSLAANGLMFFFIGVLLTPYSGGAINLAWPLLYALPDNFYGSRVMSNDTLLAIPFFTFMGIVLERSGMAEDLLDTIGQLFGPIRGGLAYAVIFVGALLAATTGVVAASVIAMGLISLPIMLRYGYDRRLASGVIAASGTLAQIIPPSLVLIVLADQLGRSVGDMYAGALIPGLVLTGLYAFYILIVSIFRPKMVPALPLEARTLGHGVISLLVALVVSVAISYAAYRYLAPAHGDNADILGACVGVILIYVVAIADRRLNINMMSRLAQQVVIVLIPPLALIFLVLGTIFLGIATPTEGGAMGAVGALAMAAAKGRLSLDVIKQALASTTRLSSFVLFILIGARVFSLTFYGVNGQIWVEHLLTSLPGGEVGFLIGVNILVFFLAFFLDFFELAFIIVPLLAPAADKLGIDLIWFGVLLGVNMQTSFMHPPFGFALFYLRSVAARVPYLDRLTGKQIAPVTTGQIYWGAVPFVLIQVVMIGLTITFPQMVMRYKGTVIDPGTIDYKVPEVPGLSPLGTPPVGGTAPANGGAAPAAPGTPDLSQPPSFGDAPPAKPATPTPDLSQPPSFN from the coding sequence GTGATGGAATTCATTGCCCAGAACATGGCGCCGATCATGTTCGCCTCGCTGATCCTGTTCATGCTGATCGGCTATCCCGTCGCCTTCTCTCTGGCCGCGAACGGATTGATGTTCTTCTTTATCGGCGTGCTTTTGACGCCCTATTCGGGCGGTGCGATCAACCTCGCATGGCCGCTGCTCTATGCGCTTCCGGACAATTTCTACGGCAGCCGGGTGATGTCGAACGACACGCTGCTGGCCATTCCGTTCTTCACCTTCATGGGCATCGTGCTCGAACGATCGGGCATGGCCGAGGACCTGCTCGACACGATCGGCCAGCTGTTCGGGCCGATCCGTGGCGGCCTCGCCTATGCCGTGATCTTCGTCGGCGCATTGCTGGCCGCTACCACCGGCGTGGTGGCGGCATCGGTCATCGCCATGGGATTGATCTCGCTGCCGATCATGCTGCGCTATGGGTATGACCGCCGGCTGGCGTCCGGCGTCATCGCCGCCTCGGGTACGCTCGCCCAGATCATCCCGCCTTCGCTGGTGCTGATCGTGCTCGCCGACCAGCTCGGCCGCTCGGTCGGCGACATGTATGCCGGCGCGCTGATCCCCGGCCTGGTCCTGACCGGGCTCTATGCGTTTTACATTCTCATCGTCTCGATCTTCCGGCCCAAAATGGTGCCGGCGCTGCCGCTCGAAGCGCGCACGCTCGGCCATGGTGTGATTTCGCTGCTGGTGGCGCTGGTGGTGTCGGTGGCCATTTCCTATGCCGCGTACCGCTACCTGGCACCGGCGCATGGCGACAATGCGGACATTCTCGGCGCCTGCGTCGGCGTGATCCTGATCTATGTCGTCGCGATTGCCGACAGGAGGCTGAATATCAACATGATGTCGCGGCTGGCGCAGCAGGTGGTGATCGTGCTGATCCCGCCGCTGGCGCTGATCTTCCTGGTGCTGGGCACCATCTTCCTCGGCATCGCCACGCCAACGGAAGGCGGCGCCATGGGCGCGGTCGGCGCACTGGCAATGGCCGCGGCAAAGGGCCGGCTGTCGCTGGACGTGATCAAGCAGGCACTGGCCTCGACGACACGGCTGTCGTCCTTCGTGCTGTTCATCCTGATCGGCGCGCGGGTGTTCTCGCTCACCTTCTACGGCGTCAACGGCCAGATCTGGGTCGAGCACCTTTTGACCTCGCTGCCGGGCGGCGAAGTCGGCTTCCTGATCGGCGTCAACATCCTCGTCTTCTTCCTGGCCTTCTTCCTCGACTTCTTCGAACTGGCCTTCATCATCGTGCCGCTGCTGGCGCCGGCGGCCGACAAGCTCGGCATCGACCTGATCTGGTTCGGCGTGCTGCTCGGCGTCAACATGCAGACCAGCTTCATGCATCCACCCTTCGGCTTCGCGCTGTTCTACCTGCGCTCGGTCGCCGCCCGCGTGCCCTATCTCGACCGCCTTACGGGCAAGCAGATCGCGCCTGTGACGACCGGGCAGATCTATTGGGGCGCGGTGCCTTTCGTCCTGATCCAGGTGGTGATGATCGGACTGACCATCACATTCCCGCAAATGGTGATGCGCTATAAGGGCACAGTGATCGATCCGGGCACGATCGACTACAAGGTGCCGGAAGTGCCCGGCCTGTCGCCGCTCGGCACTCCGCCGGTTGGTGGCACAGCTCCTGCCAATGGCGGTGCCGCACCGGCAGCGCCCGGCACGCCGGACCTGTCGCAACCGCCGAGTTTCGGGGATGCGCCGCCGGCCAAGCCGGCGACACCGACACCGGACCTGTCGCAGCCGCCGAGCTTCAACTGA
- a CDS encoding zinc-dependent alcohol dehydrogenase family protein: MKAVRLEAVGSIALREVDKPVPGPDEILVRIEACGVCGTDRHLFHGEFPCRPPVTPGHEFSGIIEAIGNAVSGFAVGDRVTGDPNIACGRCPHCHAGRVNLCRNLNAIGIHRDGGFADYVALPHKQAFILPADLPPTHGAFCEPLGCCLHGVDLAEIRPGSSVVVLGGGVIGLLTVQLARLAGATAIILSTRQASRRTLAEALGATVTVDPTAADVIDAIAGPAGLMPGGADVVFECAGVRATVEQSMQLARAGGTVVIVGVTPQGVKAEFEPFDLLFRELKVVGSFLNPYTHRRAAELIASGAIEIDRLISRQVPLEEAADVIANPPTPGEVKVLVVPGRG; the protein is encoded by the coding sequence ATGAAAGCAGTGCGGCTGGAGGCGGTGGGCAGCATCGCGCTGCGCGAGGTTGACAAACCTGTCCCCGGCCCGGACGAGATTCTGGTCCGGATCGAGGCCTGCGGCGTCTGCGGCACCGACCGCCACCTTTTCCATGGTGAATTCCCCTGCCGACCGCCAGTGACGCCCGGGCATGAGTTTTCGGGCATCATCGAGGCGATCGGCAACGCCGTCTCCGGCTTTGCCGTCGGCGACCGTGTCACCGGCGATCCCAACATCGCCTGCGGGCGATGTCCGCATTGCCATGCCGGCCGGGTCAATCTCTGCCGCAATCTCAATGCCATCGGCATCCATCGCGATGGCGGTTTTGCGGACTATGTCGCTCTGCCGCACAAGCAGGCCTTCATCCTGCCCGCCGATCTACCGCCGACGCATGGTGCATTCTGCGAGCCGCTTGGCTGCTGCCTGCATGGCGTGGATCTGGCCGAGATCAGGCCGGGCAGTTCGGTGGTCGTGCTTGGCGGCGGCGTAATCGGCCTGCTCACCGTACAGCTGGCGCGGCTGGCCGGCGCCACCGCCATCATCCTGTCGACCAGGCAGGCTTCGCGGCGCACGCTTGCAGAAGCGCTCGGCGCTACCGTGACGGTCGATCCCACCGCCGCCGATGTCATCGACGCCATCGCCGGACCGGCAGGCTTGATGCCGGGCGGCGCCGACGTGGTGTTCGAATGCGCCGGCGTGCGCGCGACTGTCGAGCAGTCGATGCAGCTGGCAAGGGCCGGCGGCACAGTCGTTATCGTCGGCGTGACACCGCAAGGCGTGAAGGCAGAATTCGAGCCCTTCGACCTGTTGTTTAGGGAATTGAAGGTGGTTGGCTCGTTCCTCAATCCCTACACGCATCGCCGCGCCGCCGAGCTTATCGCGTCGGGCGCGATCGAGATCGACCGGCTGATCTCCAGGCAGGTGCCACTCGAAGAGGCGGCTGATGTCATCGCCAATCCGCCGACGCCCGGCGAGGTCAAGGTGCTGGTGGTTCCAGGACGGGGTTGA
- a CDS encoding TRAP transporter substrate-binding protein, protein MDRRSFIRKAGVTGVGAAAAAATLAAPAIAQSNPKVTWRLASSFPKSLDTIYGGAEVFSKMLSEATDGNFQVQVFAAGELVPGLQAADATTAGTVEACHTVAYYYWGKDPTWALGAAVPFSLNARGMNAWHYHGGGIDLFNEFLATQGLFGLPGGNTGVQMGGWFRKEINTVADLSGLKMRIGGFAGKVVQKLGVVPQQIAGGDIYPALEKGTIDAAEWVGPYDDEKLGFYKVAPYYYYPGWWEGGPTVHLMFNKAKYEELSPAYKSLLRTAAQAADADMLQKYDYVNPAAVKRLVAGGAKLRPFSQDIMAACFEKANEVYAEMEASNAPFKKIWESIKGFRKEHYLWAQVAEYNYDTFMMVQQRNGKL, encoded by the coding sequence ATGGATCGTCGTTCATTCATTCGCAAGGCCGGCGTGACCGGTGTCGGTGCCGCCGCCGCAGCGGCAACGCTCGCCGCTCCGGCAATCGCCCAGTCCAACCCCAAGGTGACATGGCGGCTGGCGTCGTCCTTCCCTAAATCGCTCGACACCATCTATGGCGGCGCCGAAGTGTTCTCCAAGATGCTGTCGGAAGCCACCGACGGCAATTTCCAGGTCCAGGTCTTTGCCGCCGGCGAACTCGTGCCCGGCCTGCAGGCCGCGGACGCCACCACGGCCGGCACGGTCGAGGCCTGCCATACGGTGGCATATTATTACTGGGGCAAGGACCCGACATGGGCGCTCGGCGCGGCGGTTCCCTTTTCGCTCAACGCGCGCGGCATGAATGCCTGGCATTACCATGGCGGCGGCATTGATCTGTTCAACGAGTTTCTTGCCACACAGGGCCTTTTCGGCCTGCCGGGCGGCAACACCGGCGTGCAGATGGGCGGCTGGTTCCGCAAGGAGATCAATACGGTCGCCGATCTCTCGGGCCTCAAGATGCGCATTGGCGGCTTTGCCGGCAAGGTGGTGCAGAAGCTCGGCGTCGTGCCGCAGCAGATCGCCGGCGGCGACATCTATCCGGCGCTGGAAAAAGGCACGATCGACGCCGCCGAATGGGTTGGCCCCTATGACGACGAGAAGCTCGGCTTTTACAAGGTCGCGCCCTATTACTACTATCCCGGCTGGTGGGAAGGTGGCCCGACCGTCCATTTGATGTTCAACAAGGCGAAATACGAAGAGCTTTCGCCGGCTTACAAATCGCTGCTGCGCACCGCCGCGCAGGCTGCCGATGCCGACATGCTGCAGAAATACGATTATGTGAATCCCGCGGCGGTGAAGCGCCTGGTCGCCGGCGGCGCCAAACTGCGTCCGTTCAGCCAGGACATCATGGCCGCCTGCTTCGAGAAGGCCAACGAGGTCTATGCCGAGATGGAGGCCTCCAACGCGCCGTTCAAGAAGATCTGGGAATCGATCAAGGGCTTCCGCAAGGAGCACTATCTCTGGGCACAGGTGGCCGAGTACAATTACGACACCTTCATGATGGTGCAGCAGCGCAACGGCAAGCTGTAG
- a CDS encoding gamma-glutamyl-gamma-aminobutyrate hydrolase family protein encodes MHQPLVAVSTDTRQFDNYTWHAAPQQYLQAAITGAGVFPLLVPSFGDRLDFDELLSSVDGVMVTGSKSNVHPSLYGGDASEANGPYDPARDATTLPLIRRAIERGVPLLAICRGIQELNVALGGTLGTEIQEREGSLDHRAPVSDKQDERFAIHQTISIKAGSCLAGVFGAGDIKVNSLHRQAIDRLGSKLEIEAVAADGTVEAVSVKGARAFAVGVQWHPEYWVKSDSNSAKIFRAFGDAVRLHAVAKAGSRAAAE; translated from the coding sequence ATGCACCAACCGCTCGTCGCCGTATCGACCGACACCCGTCAGTTCGACAACTACACCTGGCATGCCGCCCCGCAGCAATATCTGCAAGCAGCGATTACCGGCGCTGGCGTGTTCCCGCTTTTGGTGCCATCGTTCGGCGACAGGCTCGACTTCGACGAACTTTTGTCTTCTGTCGACGGCGTCATGGTCACCGGCTCGAAATCCAACGTGCATCCCTCGCTCTATGGTGGTGATGCCAGCGAAGCCAACGGTCCTTACGACCCGGCGCGTGACGCCACCACGCTGCCGCTGATTCGCCGGGCGATCGAGCGCGGCGTGCCGCTGCTCGCCATCTGCCGTGGCATCCAGGAGCTGAACGTCGCGCTCGGCGGCACGCTGGGCACCGAGATTCAGGAGCGCGAGGGTTCGCTGGACCACCGCGCACCGGTGAGCGACAAACAGGACGAACGCTTCGCCATCCACCAGACCATTTCGATCAAAGCGGGCAGTTGCCTTGCCGGCGTGTTCGGCGCCGGTGACATCAAGGTCAATTCCTTGCATCGCCAGGCGATCGACCGGCTGGGCTCGAAGCTCGAGATCGAGGCCGTTGCTGCTGACGGCACGGTCGAAGCGGTTTCGGTCAAGGGAGCCCGCGCCTTTGCCGTCGGCGTCCAGTGGCATCCGGAATACTGGGTCAAATCGGACAGCAACTCGGCCAAGATTTTCCGCGCCTTCGGCGATGCGGTGCGCCTGCATGCGGTGGCAAAGGCTGGCTCGCGGGCTGCCGCGGAATAG